The proteins below come from a single Sulfurihydrogenibium sp. genomic window:
- a CDS encoding DEAD/DEAH box helicase, whose amino-acid sequence MSNQGKTFKDLNLSKETLKSLDELGYSKPTEIQEKAIPAVMTGKDLVAQAQTGTGKTAAFGIPVVEKVNPKQKKVQALILVPTRELAIQVAKEIKELGKNKKVYTLAVYGGKSISHQINFLKKGSDVVVVGTPGRVRDLLERGVLNLDNVKMFVLDEADRMLEMGFIDDIEEIMSYLPEDRQNLLFSATMPKEILELAEEFLNENYETIRVKPDEVTVEKIKQIIYRVNPRDKFKKLTEVLTQNEAEKVIIFTQTKIEADELAERLNEEGFNASAIHGDFSQKKRETVLHNFRTGKLKILVATDVAARGLDIKGVDLVVNYGLPRDAESYIHRIGRTGRAGRDGTAISIMTPSEDKQLQNIKKKTKANIEVINEAQEKKFSSAQKDKPSQKERSPRNQTRRR is encoded by the coding sequence ATGTCAAATCAAGGTAAAACATTCAAGGATTTAAATCTATCAAAGGAGACTTTAAAATCCTTAGACGAATTAGGTTATTCTAAACCTACAGAAATTCAAGAAAAAGCAATTCCGGCAGTTATGACCGGAAAGGATTTAGTAGCACAAGCACAAACAGGTACAGGAAAAACTGCAGCTTTTGGAATACCCGTTGTTGAAAAAGTAAATCCAAAACAAAAGAAAGTTCAAGCATTAATCTTGGTTCCTACAAGAGAGTTAGCAATTCAAGTAGCTAAGGAAATTAAAGAACTTGGAAAAAACAAAAAAGTTTATACCTTGGCAGTTTACGGCGGTAAATCTATTAGCCATCAAATAAACTTTTTAAAGAAAGGTTCGGACGTCGTAGTAGTAGGTACACCAGGAAGAGTTAGAGATTTATTAGAAAGAGGCGTTTTAAATCTTGATAATGTAAAAATGTTTGTTTTAGATGAAGCAGATAGAATGCTTGAAATGGGATTTATAGACGATATTGAAGAGATTATGTCTTATCTTCCGGAAGATAGACAAAATTTATTATTCTCAGCAACTATGCCAAAAGAGATTTTAGAATTAGCTGAAGAGTTTTTAAATGAGAATTATGAAACAATAAGAGTTAAGCCAGATGAAGTAACTGTTGAAAAGATAAAACAAATCATTTACAGAGTAAATCCAAGAGATAAGTTTAAGAAATTAACAGAAGTTTTAACTCAAAATGAAGCAGAAAAAGTAATTATTTTTACACAAACTAAAATCGAAGCTGATGAGCTTGCAGAAAGATTAAATGAAGAAGGCTTTAATGCAAGTGCTATCCATGGTGATTTTTCTCAAAAGAAAAGAGAAACTGTTTTACATAATTTTAGAACAGGCAAATTAAAAATTCTTGTCGCTACAGATGTTGCAGCAAGAGGACTTGATATAAAAGGTGTTGACCTTGTTGTAAATTATGGTTTACCAAGAGATGCAGAAAGTTATATCCATAGAATAGGCAGAACCGGAAGAGCAGGAAGAGACGGAACAGCTATTTCTATAATGACCCCTTCTGAAGACAAACAACTTCAAAATATTAAAAAGAAAACAAAAGCGAATATAGAAGTCATAAATGAAGCACAAGAAAAGAAATTTTCTTCAGCACAAAAAGATAAACCTTCTCAAAAAGAAAGGTCTCCAAGAAATCAAACAAGAAGAAGATAG